A DNA window from Trypanosoma brucei brucei TREU927 chromosome 11 chr11_scaffold01 genomic scaffold, whole genome shotgun sequence contains the following coding sequences:
- a CDS encoding DNA ligase, putative — MFRLVRPRRGLPFEPMALSTFDVFERAATAASPSGSSPQGPPYFVSPKHDGVRIVSYVPPQAESTKSTCFSRFGRPIYGVTWIEEELRLLRWLSGDPRLVLDGELYIHRSHNPRTASSGATQTGFLAVSALVHRLRSAKSACSSEDEVLRYVASLPIMCVFDIVSLQPNERVKLGGDKSGRGIPRIEKERLAILRGVMEANHISDLEMVRVIPNHSVFSQRLKALHFLASLLERARASSTLFPERMSSAVEECSGAEPVREPVPAYQGIGGKYVKLVPYTLITSLEEVRTVYLDKYLSTGYEGAVVRSASNVYEIREKEKKVLQGLLDPLITSLKPSLFALHSRNESRRNGARVTGGTRLLRVHSEGECVVTCDAPGATETDTSDGNKNGAGSDEAADHREIVEKVLRRAKTNGRRSPTAAKLLPFADKEYAILRPLLKPPTADARSRSFLRIPVSSLHESLGVSAPRTPQGRAAMKGNNSDTVIFYGVQCLSDTGRVFNVSLPKMNAENQQALLRHLLDVTGGRKGGGTPASGRTNKRSLTGLYATVKYQSLTEYGVPRFGQVKGIRGGKGWFV, encoded by the coding sequence ATGTTCCGTCTTGTAAGACCCCGGCGTGGTTTGCCCTTCGAGCCCATGGCATTATCAACCTTTGATGTATTCGAGCGTGCGGCCACTGCAGCCTCGCCGTCTGGTAGCAGCCCTCAAGGACCTCCGTATTTCGTCTCACCAAAGCATGATGGGGTTCGGATTGTATCGTACGTGCCTCCCCAAGCCGAGTCAACAAAGTCGACGTGCTTCTCGCGCTTTGGTCGCCCCATTTATGGGGTGACGTGGATTGAAGAAGAACTGCGGCTTCTTCGGTGGCTTAGTGGTGACCCGCGACTGGTCCTCGATGGTGAGCTTTACATCCACCGCTCACACAACCCGCGCACTGCGTCCAGCGGTGCTACCCAGACGGGGTTCCTTGCGGTCTCAGCTCTGGTCCACCGTCTCCGGTCCGCAAAGTCCGCTTGTTCTTCGGAAGATGAAGTGCTcaggtatgtggcatcactcCCCATcatgtgtgtatttgataTTGTTTCGCTTCAACCCAACGAGAGGGTGAAACTCGGAGGCGACAAGAGTGGTAGGGGAATCCCACGGATAGAGAAGGAACGGTTGGCTATCTTGCGCGGGGTCATGGAGGCCAACCACATCTCCGACCTGGAAATGGTTCGTGTTATTCCCAATCACTCCGTTTTCTCGCAACGCCTTAAGGCACTGCATTTTCTTGCCAGCCTTCTGGAGCGGGCACGGGCTTCCTCAACCCTTTTCCCTGAACGGATGTCTAGCGCAGTGGAAGAATGCAGTGGTGCGGAGCCTGTACGCGAACCTGTGCCTGCTTACCAGGGTATCGGCGGCAAGTATGTGAAGCTCGTTCCTTACACACTGATTACCTCGCTTGAAGAGGTCCGAACTGTGTATCTTGACAAATACCTCTCAACTGGCTACGAGGGTGCTGTGGTTCGTAGTGCATCAAACGTGTATGAAAtcagggagaaggaaaagaaggtacTTCAAGGCCTGCTGGATCCCTTGATTACTTCCTTGAAACCTTCCCTGTTTGCTCTACATAGTAGGAATGAGTCGAGGCGGAATGGAGCGCGTGTCACGGGGGGCACACGGCTCCTTCGCGTGCACTCCGAAGGCGAGTGCGTGGTCACCTGCGACGCTCCGGGTGCAACTGAAACCGACACTTCCGATGGAAATAAAAATGGAGCCGGGAGCGATGAAGCTGCTGATCACAGGGAAATTGTGGAGAAGGTGCTTCGGCGAGCCAAAACGAATGGCCGCCGCAGTCCAACTGCAGCAAAACTCCTTCCGTTTGCGGACAAGGAGTACGCCATCTTGAGGCCCCTTCTCAAACCCCCCACAGCAGACGCACGGTCGCGGAGTTTTTTGCGTATACCCGTCTCCTCACTTCATGAAAGCCTTGGCGTTTCGGCGCCGAGAACCCCGCAGGGGAGGGCTGCAATGAAGGGTAACAACAGCGACACTGTCATCTTCTATGGGGTTCAGTGCCTTAGCGACACGGGACGTGTATTCAATGTTTCCCTGCCAAAAATGAATGCTGAGAACCAGCAAGCTCTCTTGCGACATCTGCTGGATGTTACTGGCGGCCGCAAGGGTGGCGGAACTCCGGCATCGGGGCGTACTAATAAACGGTCGTTGACAGGTTTGTACGCGACTGTAAAATACCAGTCGCTTACAGAGTACGGCGTTCCACGGTTTGGCCAGGTGAAGGGAATACGGGGTGGCAAGGGGTGGTTCGTGTGA
- a CDS encoding amino acid permease/transporter, putative, translating to MAGDGFVDEHQYFEHPRYHIFRQRQETASPIESSADVEGQTNDGEQQFILDKGAPKRSLSVPMLMGLMYAYTTSGAYAIEETVLGGGPLLGIISIVLVPLLMAAPTTIVVAELATAIPSNAAFLMWYNVSFHRVVYFAMVLLTFLLIFIDNALYTVLISEYVCTAVPCSDTISKLLRLGMVLVTYTLNMVGVQAVGKLSIALSIVTVAPFLTLFSMHMIKSNFYLNWPAISYIPPSIDWATFITTTSWNLCGLEQAATVIEQTKAPRRTFIRALAPLLGLAYLTYIPPILTGASIREGLPDLSQWVTGFWSDVAFSVGGVPLRVFMVVASALSAHALLLSSFCTTTQIIAGVAYTEAFPGPINRVLYKRNKRFGTYHWTLTLNAVLSALFGVFLEFGPLVKVDQVLYGLRVLMIFIAFLVIRHRHPHLKRPFRAPFEGKLLYLLIIPMILFAGLIVLGMVESTQSVIVNLSVLGVVMVISLVYCQLVRKEDFYGRIVTGTLSEDEKQ from the coding sequence ATGGCTGGGGATGGATTCGTGGACGAACATCAATACTTCGAACACCCTCGTTACCACATCTTTCGTCAACGACAAGAAACTGCCTCTCCAATTGAGTCCTCGGCCGATGTCGAAGGACAGACAAATGACGGAGAGCAACAATTCATCCTGGATAAAGGGGCTCCAAAGAGGAGTCTTTCAGTACCAATGCTCATGGGGTTGATGTACGCGTATACTACTTCTGGGGCTTACGCTATTGAAGAAACTGTCCTCGGGGGAGGGCCACTGCTTGGTATCATTTCTATTGTTCTGGTTCCCCTACTCATGGCAGCGCCAACGACTATCGTCGTTGCGGAATTGGCAACAGCCATACCGTCGAACGCTGCCTTCTTAATGTGGTACAACGTTTCATTCCATCGTGTTGTTTACTTCGCGATGGTATTACTGACTTTCCTGCTCATTTTCATCGACAATGCACTTTATACCGTGCTCATATCTGAGTACGTGTGCACTGCAGTCCCTTGTTCTGACACGATCAGTAAACTGCTTCGGTTGGGCATGGTGCTGGTGACGTACACGTTGAACATGGTGGGAGTTCAGGCTGTTGGAAAATTGAGTATCGCACTCTCTATTGTGACGGTCGCACCGTTTTTGACGTTATTTTCGATGCATATGATCAAGAGCAATTTTTACCTCAACTGGCCGGCGATAAGCTACATTCCCCCATCTATTGATTGGGCGACATTCATAACAACTACCTCGTGGAACCTTTGTGGGTTGGAGCAAGCCGCCACGGTTATTGAACAGACCAAGGCACCTCGACGAACCTTCATCCGCGCGCTTGCGCCTCTTCTGGGACTTGCCTACCTTACGTACATTCCCCCAATACTCACTGGAGCAAGCATACGAGAAGGCCTACCTGATTTGTCACAGTGGGTAACAGGTTTCTGGTCGGACGTCGCCTTCAGTGTGGGAGGTGTGCCACTAAGGGTATTTATGGTTGTTGCTAGCGCGCTGTCTGCACATGCCTTACTGCTCTCTTCTTTCtgcacaacaacacaaatcaTCGCAGGTGTTGCCTACACGGAAGCATTTCCCGGGCCGATTAATCGGGTCTTGTATAAACGGAACAAGCGTTTCGGCACTTATCATtggaccctaaccctaaatGCAGTATTAAGCGCATTGTTCGGCGTCTTCCTCGAATTTGGACCGCTCGTGAAGGTTGATCAAGTGCTCTACGGGTTGAGGGTGCTTATGATCTTTATTGCCTTCCTGGTCATACGCCACCGCCATCCGCATCTCAAGCGGCCGTTCAGAGCTCCTTTTGAGGGGAAGCTACTGTACTTGCTTATTATTCCAATGATACTTTTCGCTGGACTCATCGTCCTGGGTATGGTGGAAAGTACGCAGTCGGTTATCGTAAACCTCTCAGTACTTGGGGTTGTAATGGTCATTTCGCTTGTCTATTGCCAACTGGTGCGGAAAGAGGACTTTTACGGGAGAATAGTAACAGGCACTCTGAGCGAGGATGAAAAACAGTAG
- a CDS encoding pumilio-repeat RNA-binding protein — MGKKGTLQRSQQRQVRHTRENRERKSIVAKAVRRGDFAATTERLVKRTTPQRAAVSEEKKALLIAQFAQACRLPAACDDLCSLLLCETSAGEEQAGVSRKRPRDDGKLDEETLSHILDVFISLDRQAATTDEDEGEEPLTLLEDLVQDECGGRVVCALLNALGAPSCDEKRKLMVLDVVMRLFEENEALHEHYVACKVMSSLVLNGDHEIQRRALHVLCQGAETLDLIQVKLRNRHTAVTIRRLIERFPTETVSWLKDALGLVETSGGGGKKKQGKTNEHKDGKQDVLLYLANDPVASPVMRTFILHCPSRAAVLRGIDVAALLGSKRGCKFLQEILSHDLTELASNEAAEIFNVVLSACEANIVEMCSSGDANFVVQAAISLIPHTGQKEAVTNFKHLLQLLGPQLSSLVDHPISVHVVVCVVVTANSLPNKAIVEEVAAMLVKRSNVGDLLSDARGSLVVRKLLPLCKVKESKVGELLVSAIERDITALMYDSIGNVMVQEYIKVFGAEKIARSLIKADELLRMCQHVYASHVVVCLFDHVGASTHTALCNALRAHVVTLTRHNNGRFVVEKAIPASRDICDVLLRNFVSLACEKGSQHVLCTLMASLDQQGKGRVVELVLSGLAQMATQQSSSIVLQKLLQMDDLLLQKVREKLKQDPRLRNNLAQNFYGKFVVQISEST; from the coding sequence ATGGGCAAGAAGGGAACGCTACAGCGCtcacagcagcggcaggTGCGTCACACACGTGAGAATCGCGAGCGAAAGTCAATAGTTGCGAAAGCCGTGCGGCGGGGCGACTTTGCCGCCACCACCGAACGACTTGTGAAACGCACAACACCGCAAAGGGCTGCCGTgtcggaggaaaagaaggcgCTGCTCATTGCCCAATTCGCTCAGGCTTGTAGGCTTCCTGCTGCATGCGATGATCTTTGCTCACTTTTACTCTGCGAGACCAGCGCGGGAGAAGAGCAGGCCGGAGTATCGCGCAAGCGACCGCGAGATGACGGGAAACTCGACGAAGAAACCTTGAGCCACATTTTAGATgtgtttatttcccttgaTCGCCAGGCGGCTACAACAGACGAGGATGAAGGTGAAGAACCGCTCACACTTCTTGAGGATCTTGTACAAGACGAGTGCGGTGGTCGTGTGGTGTGTGCTCTGTTGAACGCGTTGGGCGCTCCAAGCTGCGAtgaaaagaggaagttgaTGGTACTTGATGTTGTGATGCGTCTGTTCGAAGAAAATGAGGCCCTCCACGAGCATTACGTTGCATGCAAGGTGATGAGTTCGTTGGTGCTGAATGGAGACCACGAAATTCAGCGAAGGGCTTTGCACGTTTTGTGCCAAGGGGCCGAGACACTAGACTTGATACAAGTGAAACTCCGCAACCGCCACACAGCCGTTACCATCCGTCGGCTCATCGAGCGCTTTCCAACCGAAACGGTAAGTTGGCTTAAGGATGCCTTGGGCCTCGTCGAAACCAGCGGCGGgggtgggaaaaagaagcaggggAAGACGAATGAGCATAAGGATGGGAAACAGGATGTGCTGCTTTACCTTGCCAATGACCCCGTAGCTTCACCAGTCATGCGAACTTTCATCCTTCATTGTCCCAGCCGCGCCGCCGTCCTAAGAGGCATTGACGTTGCGGCGCTGCTTGGTAGCAAACGAGGGTGCAAGTTTCTGCAGGAGATTCTATCGCATGACTTGACAGAGCTCGCGTCTAACGAGGCTGCGGAGATATTTAATGTTGTGTTATCGGCTTGTGAAGCAAACATTGTGGAAATGTGCAGCTCGGGTGATGCCAACTTCGTGGTTCAGGCCGCTATTTCCCTTATCCCACACACCGGACAAAAGGAAGCGGTGACAAATTTTAAACACCTTCTGCAATTGTTGGGCCCACAGTTATCCTCATTGGTGGACCATCCCATTTCTGTGCACGTAGTTGTTTGCGTCGTCGTGACGGCCAATTCACTACCCAACAAGGCTATAGTTGAGGAGGTTGCAGCGATGCTCGTCAAACGAAGTAATGTGGGGGACTTGTTAAGTGATGCACGAGGAAGTTTGGTCGTGCGGAAGCTTCTACCACTATGCAAAGTTAAGGAGTCTAAAGTAGGAGAATTACTCGTCAGTGCCATCGAACGCGACATCACAGCCTTGATGTATGACTCCATTGGAAATGTGATGGTTCAAGAATATATTAAAGTGTTTGGGGCGGAGAAAATTGCCCGTAGCCTAATTAAGGCCGATGAGCTGCTACGTATGTGCCAGCATGTCTACGCCTCCCATGTTGTGGTGTGTCTGTTTGACCATGTGGGAGCCTCCACGCACACGGCTCTTTGCAACGCTCTCCGGGCACACGTCGTGACACTCACTAGGCACAACAATGGACGATTTGTAGTGGAGAAGGCCATCCCCGCTAGTCGCGACATCTGCGATGTGTTGCTTCGTAACTTCGTCTCGCTTGCATGTGAAAAAGGCTCTCAGCATGTCTTGTGTACGCTAATGGCCAGTTTGGATCAGCAAGGCAAGGGTCGTGTGGTGGAACTTGTGCTTTCTGGTCTGGCTCAAATGGCGACGCAGCAGAGCAGCTCCATTGTCTTACAAAAGCTCCTGCAGATGGATGACTTGCTGCTGCAAAAAGTgagagagaaactgaagcaggacccgcggcttcgaaacaACCTCGCACAAAATTTTTATGGAAAGTTCGTTGTGCAGATAAGTGAATCCACATGA
- a CDS encoding chromatin binding protein, putative (similar to Pim1 protein (Poly(A)+ RNA transport protein 2) (Swiss-Prot:P28745) (Schizosaccharomyces pombe); similar to GB:AAO27475.1: HERC2 {Homo sapiens}) has protein sequence MEERVSCVTENTPEPTEAATSTVIAVCGCGNDGRLGIGISDTQYKVVLIPFFLGSADSDGRPLGNIRTVRVGGYHNFVITTEGVYGWGLNENGQLGMGRGSPACVSVPTRIPFFDGKNTKDIVCGAYHTFAWTEDGLYACGKNEDGQLGLPCDDGLFSFTLVLSALQVNGDASNTADQCGGREDAAGAYDLLKRGQLTHVSCGTHHTLLALRDATLATGEADDSVAQHRSHPLLVLAAGKGDFGELGYDGDMWSILQAKAKTMQSALQNAARKTQGVDPMETEASACIDDKERQWKPKKQRRAAFSSERFQPVGLPVLLECLSTQAGTGSLEVVDLQAMHLHSAVTVRCKSAPGDGSCDTDHVRTFHWGCYYCNEVEDDASSVPREEAEAVTLHAGNEIMFRYHKAPQLLTEIEVMGSGLIGLGEEDSFSKTWVPLPLPSDAEPVNCVHNIVGREHFLIQLDNTTVVGFGDNMHGQLGAGKTKDSLILPTVILRTGSVLMCPAGVSGVDLTVRWKVERVNDTLCGVRHSLFVLEVSSFIVNTFANGPWRKWKNVDPATLC, from the coding sequence ATGGAAGAACGCGTTTCTTGTGTCACAGAAAATACACCGGAACCCACCGAAGCAGCAACCAGTACTGTCATTGCCGTCTGCGGATGCGGTAACGACGGAAGGTTGGGCATTGGCATCAGCGATACGCAGTACAAGGTCGTTCtaattccttttttcctgGGAAGTGCTGACAGCGATGGTCGACCATTGGGAAACATCCGAACGGTACGTGTCGGTGGTTATCACAATTTTGTCATCACGACTGAGGGAGTGTACGGCTGGGGTCTCAACGAGAATGGACAGCTTGGCATGGGCCGCGGCTCGCCGGCGTGCGTGTCAGTCCCCACACGCATCCCCTTCTTCGATGGAAAGAATACAAAGGATATCGTTTGTGGCGCATATCACACTTTTGCATGGACGGAAGATGGTTTGTATGCCTGCGGCAAAAATGAGGATGGCCAGCTGGGTTTGCCATGTGATGATggccttttttcttttaccctcGTGTTATCTGCCCTTCAGGTGAATGGTGATGCCAGCAACACCGCTGACCAATGCGGCGGTCGTGAGGATGCTGCTGGTGCTTATGATTTATTAAAAAGGGGTCAGCTAACTCACGTTAGCTGTGGCACTCACCACACGCTGCTGGCCCTGCGCGACGCAACGCTGGCAACTGGCGAAGCTGATGATAGTGTTGCACAGCATCGTAGCCACCCCTTGCTTGTTCTGGCCGCTGGAAAGGGGGATTTTGGTGAGCTTGGCTATGATGGTGATATGTGGTCCATTTTGCAGGCAAAAGCCAAGACGATGCAATCTGCTTTGCAAAATGCGGCGCGCAAAACCCAGGGGGTGGATCCTATGGAAACAGAAGCATCTGCTTGTATTGATGATAAGGAAAGGCAGTGGAAACCAAAGAAGCAGAGGCGGGCTGCGTTTTCGTCAGAGAGGTTCCAACCTGTTGGACTTCCGGTCTTACTTGAATGTTTGAGCACCCAAGCGGGCACAGGCTCCCTCGAGGTGGTTGATCTCCAAGCAATGCATCTGCATTCCGCCGTAACCGTGAGGTGCAAGTCCGCACCGGGAGATGGCAGTTGTGACACAGACCACGTTCGGACCTTTCATTGGGGTTGCTACTACTGCAACGAGGTGGAGGATGACGCCTCATCAGTTCCACGTGAGGAGGCTGAAGCCGTCACCCTTCACGCAGGGAACGAGATAATGTTCCGCTACCATAAAGCTCCGCAACTGCTAACGGAGATCGAAGTTATGGGTAGTGGTTTGATTGGTTTGGGTGAGGAAGACTCATTTTCAAAAACATGGGTGCCACTACCATTACCATCGGATGCCGAACCTGTGAACTGTGTTCATAATATTGTGGGGCGGGAGCATTTTCTCATTCAACTGGACAATACTACGGTAGTTGGGTTCGGTGATAACATGCATGGCCAGCTAGGTGCAGGGAAGACGAAAGATTCCTTAATTCTTCCCACCGTCATCCTCCGCACCGGGAGCGTGCTGATGTGCCCTGCCGGAGTTTCCGGTGTGGACCTAACGGTCAGGTGGAAAGTTGAGCGAGTTAATGACACCCTTTGTGGGGTGAGGcattctctctttgttttggAGGTTAGCTCCTTTATCGTTAACACGTTTGCCAACGGGCCGTGGCGGAAGTGGAAAAATGTCGACCCCGCAACACTTTGTTAG
- a CDS encoding protein kinase, putative, translated as MERDDGATGFVELERRLQEVKARLLELPQACAEPPEGVCELPQERVDAHPTGAEEGAQDEEESLFPLFKVEEVKVTTPSETPETSVAAFEFRDESQLVVVKHQFKLLGKGANSVVYLGTISRPTDGWKEHHVAVKATRLQLTRAEEIDRLIAIVRLWRSIAHPGFVRCYYTGLFPANGTKDGRIDMYAALELASGGTLDALLKRRERLNDSVVRTVLLDVLRTLQYMHDVVGAVHNDVKPQNILLFGGAGAGEVRYKLSDVDCMCPCLRCLEGSGLEEWKTVKKEGVGRREGIYGTAPYMSPESCRGIPFLYTNDIWSVGVLTYQLSTGRLPWTPLELQIPSMILHGYRQSSSNSFGPVLDEFDQGSGQSYSDKLKDFVTLCLLKNSTERPTAAELLQHPFLSGANA; from the coding sequence ATGGAACGAGACGATGGTGCGACGGGATTTGTTGAACTAGAGCGCCGGCTACAGGAGGTGAAAGCCCGGCTCCTAGAGCTTCCCCAAGCATGTGCCGAACCTCCCGAAGGGGTGTGTGAACTGCCGCAAGAACGAGTGGACGCGCACCCCACGGGAGCAGAGGAAGGCGCAcaggatgaggaggagtcCCTCTTCCCGCTGTTCAAAGTGGAAGAAGTAAAGGTCACCACACCCTCCGAGACACCGGAAACATCCGTAGCGGCATTTGAGTTTAGGGATGAGTCACAgcttgttgttgtgaagCATCAGTTTAAGCTTCTGGGGAAGGGAGCAAATTCAGTTGTGTATCTCGGAACTATCTCCAGACCCACTGATGGCTGGAAGGAACACCATGTCGCTGTGAAGGCAACTCGGCTGCAACTGACCAGAGCTGAGGAGATTGATAGGTTGATAGCCATTGTGCGTTTGTGGCGCAGTATCGCACACCCCGGATTTGTTCGATGCTATTACACCGGGCTTTTTCCAGCAAATGGCACGAAGGATGGAAGAATCGACATGTACGCCGCGTTGGAGCTCGCTTCCGGCGGGACCTTGGATGCCCTCCTGAAGCGCAGGGAGAGGCTGAATGACAGCGTTGTTCGGACAGTTCTCCTAGATGTTCTCCGTACGCTGCAATACATGCATGACGTTGTTGGCGCAGTACACAATGACGTTAAACCCCAGAATATACTCCTGTTTGGGGGCGCGGGCGCCGGGGAGGTGCGATACAAGTTGTCGGACGTGGATTGTATGTGCCCTTGCCTACGCTGTTTGGAAGGGAGTGGCTTGGAAGAATGGAAAACGGTCAAGAAAGAAGGGGTGGGCAGACGGGAAGGTATATATGGTACGGCACCTTACATGTCCCCTGAAAGTTGCCGGGGTATTCCCTTTCTATACACCAATGACATCTGGTCTGTGGGCGTGCTGACGTACCAGCTATCAACCGGGAGGTTGCCGTGGACTCCTCTGGAGTTGCAGATCCCGTCAATGATATTGCACGGCTATCGGCAATCCTCGTCCAACTCTTTCGGTCCCGTGTTGGACGAATTTGACCAGGGCTCTGGGCAGAGCTATTCTGACAAACTGAAGGATTTTGTTACCTTGTGTCTTCTGAAGAATTCTACTGAAAGACCGACGGCTGCTGAATTACTTCAACATCCCTTTCTATCAGGAGCGAATGCTTAG